In Methanoregula formicica SMSP, the DNA window GCGATAATTTCAGTCTATCTCTCCCCCGAATCCACGGTTGGCACGATGCAACGGAATCCTGACGACCCTGTATGTGCTAGGGCCCCGGCACCGGACGGGCAACAAAAAGAGCGCGAGATATTTAACCATGAAACCGTTACTCAATAGCATGGAAACAGCGGTGCGGGAACCCCCATCGATAGTACCGTTCAGGCCGGCCGTTCTCGCCGTGTTATCGGTCCTCGTGGTCCTCACCACGATCTACTGCCTGACTACCGGCATCCAGATAGTGTTCCCGCACCTGTATTATGTCCCCATCATCCTTGCAGCGTACTGGTACCAGAGGAACGGGGTGCTGTATGCCGCAGTCATGGGTCTCATCTATCTCTCGCTTGTTACCCTCTTTATCGGGTACAATCCCAACAATGTTGTTGCAGCGTTCACCCGCTGCGTTGCTTTCGTGGTAATCGCAGGAGTCGTTGCGGTCCTCTCCCACAAGATCGCTGAAAAACACGCCTCGCTGGAACGTTCAGAAGAGAAATTCCGCACGATCTGGGAGAATATCCCGGCCGGAGTCATGCTTGTTGATGCTGACACCCACGAGATCGCAGCTGTCAACCCGGAATTCGAACAGATGACCGGGTATATGGAGAAGGAGATGATCGGCCGCTCCTGCCACCAGTTTGTCTGCCCTGCGGAGAAAGGGTCGTGCCCGATCAGCGACAAAGGCATGACCATCGACCATTCGGAGCGGCTTGTGCTCACCCGAAACGGGAAGTCTTTTCCGGTGATCAAGACCGTGAGACCGGTCACGATTGGCGGCCGGGCACTCCTTATTGAGATTATGTGCTCGCACGAGGCGAAAGAGAACACGTGATCAGCCGGGACAGGCGGGTTTCTGTTCTGGGATACCTCAGGTTCCGCTGAAGCGCGAGCTCCCGTCAGGAAAAAAGAAAAAAAGTTCAGTAGTTCTCCGCCAGCAGCTCGAAGTGCGCCTGCGGGTGGTCGCAGACTGGGCACTTGGCGGGGGCGTTCTTCCCGCTCATCACGTGGCCGCAGTTCCGGCAGTGCCACTGGACAGATGATCCCGCCTTGAAGACTTTGCCCTTCATAACGTTCTCGTACAGTTTCCGGTACCGCGCCTCGTGATGGGCCTCGACCTTTGCGACATTCGAAAAGAGCCGGGAGATCTCCGGGAAGCCCTCTTTCTTTGCGGTTGCTGCAAAGTCCGGGTAGAGCATGCCCCATTCCATCTTCTCGCCATCGGCCGCAGCTTTCAGGTTCTCCTTTGTTGTCCCGATCACACCGGCGGGATAGCCGGCAGTGATGGTGACCTCGCCGCCCTTGAGCTCCTTGAAGAAGAGTTTTGCGTGCTCGCGTTCGTTGGCCGCCGTGTCCTCGAAGATCGCGGCGATCTGCTCATAGCCCTCTTTCCGTGCAACGCTTGCAAAGAAACTGTACCTGTTCCGTGCCTGCGACTCGCCGGCAAATGCCGCGAGCAGGTTCTTCTCGGTCTTGCTACCCTTGAACTTCATGATACGATCATCTCAATGTATTCAACCATGACGGAAATATCCTCCGGTGTTGGCAGGGACCGGCAGGAACACCGCTGTTTTTTAGGGTCCTTGGGAAACGCGATCTTGATAACAGCGAACGATAAACAGACTGGTGAGGATCCCAAATGATGCGACCCGGCCCAATCCTGTTCATCGGAATGTTTTTTGTTGCCGGTATCATCCTGCTTGCCGCGACTCTGTCGGCAACCGGTATGTATGCCCGTGATAATGGCCGGATAACCTACGGGCTCGACAGCCAGCTTCCCGCTCCGCGGTACTATACCGGCATCGACTTTGATTCCCTCTCGTCCAACAGTCACCTCACCGTCATTCCCCTGAAGAGCTACCGGCAGCAGGTGACGAACTACAGCTGCGGAGCGGCTGCAGCCATGACCGTGATGTCCTATTACGGCAGACCGGTCAACAACACGGATGACGAAGAGATCCTGCTTGCCCATGAGATGAATCCCGACGTCTCGGAAAAGACCGGCATCAATCCCGAACAGATGACCTCGTGGTTCAACCGGCACGGCTGGAACGCCACGTGGCATACTGGGGGAAGCCGGGAGATGCTCCTTTCCAACCTGAAGGCCGGGGTACCTACGATTGTCGAGTGGATTGACTGGGGCGGCCACTGGGTAGTCGTGGTCGGGTATGACACGCGGGGAACGGAAACCGTCTGGGATGATGTCATCATCTTTGCCGATTCCGTTGACTGTCACGATGACCGGGTGGACGGGATCACGTACGCCAACTACGGACAGTTCGATGCCATGTGGTTCGATGCCCATTACTTCCCAGCGGAGATGCGGAACCGTGTGTATATTATCGCCCGCCCGGCCTGAATCCCAGACACTCCGTATCCCTTATTTCTGCGCAGACCGGAACGCACCTTTCGGGACCGTGATCTCAAAGCACGCACCTTTCCCGTGCGTCCCGGTCTCGTGGATCTCAATCCCGGTGATTGCCAGGATCTCCCGCGCTAAAAAGAGCCCGAAGCCGGTATGCTTCCCGTACCCTTTCTCGAAGATCTTCTGTTTCTCGTCCAGCGGGATGCCGATCCCGTTGTCTGCGAAGGTAATGAGGAGTTCTCCGTCTTCACTGATCCCGCACCGGACCGTGACAACCGTGAAGGTTTTTCCGTACCGTGCCGCATTGTCGAAGAGATTCAAAAAGACTTTTACTATCATCGGATCGGAGAAGATCTCGAAGGAGTCGCAGCGCATGTCAAGGTCAAGGAGCGGGGGCCTCACACTCTCAATAACATCCCTCACAGCGACCCACACGGGAGCGTGCGCACCCATGTCCTGGTAGGTTTTGGCAAATTCGAACTGGTGCTGGATGGTCTCGATTGACGAGGAGATCTTCGCGAGAAAGTCCATAACCACCGGGTCTGGCTTCCTGAGCGCGGCAAGCTGTGCATAGCCCTGCATAACCGTGAGCTGGTTGGCCACGTCGTGCCGGGTGATGCTGGAGAGGAGGTTGAGCTTCCGGTTGCTCTCCTTTATCGCGTTCTGGACCTGTTTCATCTCCGTGATGTCCCGGGCATTCCCCATATAGGTCATCACCTTCCCGGTTTTGTCGAGGATAGGCGAGACGCTCGAAGTATGGACCCGGACCGATCCATTGGCATGAATCACCCGGTACTCGACACCCGTCATCCGCTGGCCGGTCGAGATGACGTTTTGCAGGGCCTCTTCACACAACGCGATATCGTCTGGATGGATGAATTGTTTGAATGACTGTCCTGTCACGTCCTCCGGCATGTACCCGAGAATATCCGTGAAGCTGGGCGAGACAAACGTGAATACGCCTTCGTGATTGATCAGGTAGATGATATCGTGCGTGTTCTCGACAAGGAGGCGGTACTTCTCCTCCGATTCCCTGAGGGCGTTTTCTGCCTCTTTCCGGTGCGAGATGTCATGGATG includes these proteins:
- a CDS encoding PAS domain S-box protein produces the protein METAVREPPSIVPFRPAVLAVLSVLVVLTTIYCLTTGIQIVFPHLYYVPIILAAYWYQRNGVLYAAVMGLIYLSLVTLFIGYNPNNVVAAFTRCVAFVVIAGVVAVLSHKIAEKHASLERSEEKFRTIWENIPAGVMLVDADTHEIAAVNPEFEQMTGYMEKEMIGRSCHQFVCPAEKGSCPISDKGMTIDHSERLVLTRNGKSFPVIKTVRPVTIGGRALLIEIMCSHEAKENT
- the rbr gene encoding rubrerythrin, which gives rise to MKFKGSKTEKNLLAAFAGESQARNRYSFFASVARKEGYEQIAAIFEDTAANEREHAKLFFKELKGGEVTITAGYPAGVIGTTKENLKAAADGEKMEWGMLYPDFAATAKKEGFPEISRLFSNVAKVEAHHEARYRKLYENVMKGKVFKAGSSVQWHCRNCGHVMSGKNAPAKCPVCDHPQAHFELLAENY
- a CDS encoding C39 family peptidase gives rise to the protein MMRPGPILFIGMFFVAGIILLAATLSATGMYARDNGRITYGLDSQLPAPRYYTGIDFDSLSSNSHLTVIPLKSYRQQVTNYSCGAAAAMTVMSYYGRPVNNTDDEEILLAHEMNPDVSEKTGINPEQMTSWFNRHGWNATWHTGGSREMLLSNLKAGVPTIVEWIDWGGHWVVVVGYDTRGTETVWDDVIIFADSVDCHDDRVDGITYANYGQFDAMWFDAHYFPAEMRNRVYIIARPA